The window tgattataatgaaaatgtgtaaaatttaTCACGAtcatctttttccctttttttctttgggaggGCGGCAGAACACtaaagaatcagtcaggaaggatgaggagagagcaaatgtctgtggccaccacatataaaactgttccctttttgttgttgtcttgcttttgcctcttcattgcacctgttgtcactttcatttgcaccaaaacaggtgaaattgattcacaatcacttgtggttcctaaatggacagattgaaaAACCTGAAGTcgaactgacttggtgttttactgtgaccattaagtgttcccttaacatttagagctgtgtatttatcaggttgctttagttcagtttattttaaatgatactAATGTGATactaacataaataataataacatatatacttTCAGACATCTTGCATTTCTTAACCCCCCAAATGTTCCAGTTGAGCTCTACAGTTCaacctctgtcagcagcagaataatggaCTCATGAACGTGGAGACACTCCCACGTGCTGTTACACTGACGCTCAACattcagccaatgacagagagggaacgGCACAGCCATatttacatgtgatgtgttcaaaTACAGCCTGGCCACTGACGTCTACATTCATTGAATCGAATAATATCGTGAAGATGCCTGAACCAGCGAAGACTGCGCCCAAGAAGGGCTCCAAGAAAGCGGTGGCGAAGGCCCCCGGTAAGGccggaaagaagaggagaaagtccagGAAGGAGAGCTACGCCATCTACGTGTACAAGGTGCTGAAGCAGGTCCACCCCGACACTGGGATCTCCTCCAAGGCCATGGGCATCATGAACTGCTTCGTGAGCGACATCTTCGAGCGCATCGCCGGTGAGGCCTCTCGTCTGGCTCATTACAACAAGCGCGccaccatcacctccagggAGATTCAGACCGccgtccgcctgctgctgcccggGGAGCTGGCTAAACACGCCGTGTCTGAGGGCACCAAGGCCGTGACCAAGTACACCAGCTCCAAGTAACCGACTCTAAGGAGACATCACATCAAagcaacggctcttttaagagccacacactttctctatggagacaaactgtcctgaCTCGAACGACATGTCCATCAGTAGTAATGAATAGTAATGTTTATTCTCAATCATTTAAAAGACAATATGTTAGTTATAAAGTACTGATGAATTT of the Hippoglossus stenolepis isolate QCI-W04-F060 chromosome 10, HSTE1.2, whole genome shotgun sequence genome contains:
- the LOC118116070 gene encoding histone H2B, with the translated sequence MPEPAKTAPKKGSKKAVAKAPGKAGKKRRKSRKESYAIYVYKVLKQVHPDTGISSKAMGIMNCFVSDIFERIAGEASRLAHYNKRATITSREIQTAVRLLLPGELAKHAVSEGTKAVTKYTSSK